The Besnoitia besnoiti strain Bb-Ger1 chromosome Unknown contig00018, whole genome shotgun sequence genome includes the window TATCCCGTGGCACGACGGTGTCGAGGAACGTTTACCGGTCGATTCTCCTGTATTTCGGCTCGCGTTAAAGCGTGACTCGATGGAAGGCTGGGAGCCCTCGactgctgcctcgctctgcaAAAGCCACGGACTCTGTTAACAGGGAATTCAAATCGCGCCAGCACCTCTGGCTGCCCGATCTCGAACCGGTCAGCAATCAGTTTTCAACGCAACTCCTGTTTCACGCCGTCATCTGGGCAGACGGGGTGTGCATGCCACGACGCGGCAAGCTGTCGAGGGGTCGGGGCGGAAGCCACCTTCCAAGTAGAtgtgagagagaggaaatACTGTCTATGTGATCCTTGTGCTCCTGGGGAAGTGTATCTGTGTGTCTCGAGAACGGGGATGGGCGCGCCTGTACTGCTTGTAGCTCCTCGTTGCTAGCACCTGTGTGGGTAGCGCGCGGAATTCCCGGGCAGTGTAATTTTGCTACAAGGAAGACTGCAGAGCGCTGCTGTAACTCTGCGGGATGCCAGTGAACAGCAGAAGACAGGTTAATTGACTCAAGTGGACGTACAAGATTTTTCATTCTCATGAGTCGGACGTTTCTTGAGGTTGAAGACGAGGGCATTCGCGCACGTGTTTCATGTCGAAAGGCAGGAGCCCCCACGTGCTTGCATGTTCCTtatctcctatgctccttaacatcacagctatgtcgaattatcgcacccagataactccataccagtgaaccaGTTTGTAACTCagcttcatatcgtacctgagtggtactttttagcatctgccgccgaggcggaaCTGCTACCGCACAACTGTGTTTCTGCTATCCTCGGGTAGCCGGCGAAGTTTAGAGAGGAATGTTGCGAACGGGCGTGAACCCGCGCTTGCATTTCGTGCAGCTATGTACTGTATGTCCCCCCGTAGCTCTGCGTGTATGCGGTGTATGCATGAGGGTATTCAATCATAGGACTGCGTGCATACGTACATGTACACTGACGAGTACACAGGAATCGTGAACGAGACGGTAAAAAGCACAGAGGAAGTTAGCATGGTGGATAAAATAGATGCGAAGAAGTGCCAACGTACACACCCTCGCGGGCGGATGTGGATCTGGGAAGCTAACCCGTCCACCGGCAGCGGGTATACAGCAGCAGACAGAAGCCTACGGACAGGATCTGCATGTTGTCTTTCGTGTACCTAAGTGGTTAGTGTGTAGATATCTTACGGTCGTGGAAGGGACAGGCTTCCAGTTTCCCTCCTCGTTACACAAGGTGCGCTCTCTGCCCGTTGGACGCAGCTAGGGAGGCTGGCAGACGGACAAATGATCTGACAATTCTATCTTCAAGAAGGTTTGCCCTTCCTGTCAGGGCTCAGACACGGATCTCGGGCTGGGTGGAAAGCAATGAAGCGGCGCATATAGGATTTCGCGTTCAGCGCCAGGCATACCTGTTCAACGCCGTGGTGTCGTCGCGCGGTGTTGAGGTGAGGCGGAGCCGTATTTTTCCCAAGGTGCAATCGAAGAGTGTAGGGTTGTGTCCGAAAAGCATCCCGTTCACGTTATGTGCTTCTTTTTGTCCTGCGAGCAGCTCAAGGGCTAGGAGATATCTGGGACATGGCGGGTTTTCTTCAGGATAGTCTCTCAGTTGTTGCCTGGCAACAGGAGCTCGAGAGCGTCCGTGCGaaacgcgggcggcgctggagggcggAACGATGCAGATCTAGCCAGCTGCTCCGTTTGCCGAACGACAGATGGCAGACGCCCGAGCCGCACAGGAGACAAAAAGAGCAAGCAAACGTTACAAACCGCAGCTTTTCCACGGTGTGTTAATTCGAAAACACTAGGGAAGGCGTGTCGCTCGTCCTTTTCGTGTTCTCGACAGTCACCTAATTTGGCGCAGCGCCCGTCCACCCCGCGTGTCTTCAGCATCGCGGGCTGGCGGATGCCAAGCGAATCGCAGATAAAAAGTCGGGTCTTTTTTTCAAACTCGCAGCGGAAAAAGAGACCGGCGCGACTCTCCTCACTGCCTCTGTCTACGCGGCTCGAGTGTTCtatctcctcgccttcgaaAAAGATCTGtttctccctcgcgtctTCCCCCACGTGGTCACTCCGCCGCGGAGTCACTCCCCCTTGATGAGGCCTTCCAGCCCGGGTTGCATCTACAGCATCTGAAGCGCATGACGTTTCGGGGTACTGTTGACTTGCTTTTTTCGCTCGGCTTTGCTGACTCTTTGCCGTCGAGCCTCCTTCCCTCTTTAACAGGCAGGGTCCTTGTCGCCGCCTAGGCGCTGGTTCGCGGCGTTAGCTGCTCTCTTTTCGGTTTCTCGCATCCAGGCGCAGAGTTGCTACGGTCCCCCGAGTCAGTTCCTTTCCTCCATCCACTCCGAGCTGAAAACAGCGGCGCTCCTCCGTCCGCTTCGCCTACACCTGCAGCACTGTGGCAGCTGGGCGAACGAGGTCGGGGGTCGGGGCGCGAGGGTCAAGCGGGTCAAACGGCAGACAGAGCAAAAAAATAAGTACCTGGGGGAAGTTTAGGGTGCGAATCGCCGCGAAGAGGGGAGTGAAGGTCGTGGAGAACGAGGAACTAAGCTGAAGTGGGTGGTCGAGCCAGCAAGCACCCCGGCGGACGACGTAAAGCACCGGCGTGAACACGCGGGAAGCGAGTCGAAAAAGAATCGACACGGGGAGCAGCGACGAAGCTCCGCGGGCTCGGGTAAAGAgtgtgtctgcgtgtttCCTGTTCATGTAAAGGTGGAGACTGCAAATATCACCATGGCGGGCGAGGCATCTTCGCCGAAGGGGCGCGGGTTGCGAGCGAAGCTGGGGAGTCGCGTGTCGACGCGTATGAGCGCCGAGGACGTTTCGTTCCCAGAGTtggcttcgccgtcttccgtTCCCCCCTTGGACCCTGCGATTTCTCGTCCTCCTTCAGCCTCGCCGACGTCTCCGCTGCACAAGCAGTACTTGTCTTCCGGGAGCATTGTGTCCAGCCCGCTCTCACGGGCTTTCTCGAAGGTCTCTTCGATGTTTTCTCGTAGTCGCTATGTCCGTGGCGGTTCCAAGACGCCGGACGCGTCGCGCGCAtcggcgcccgtcgccgcgggcacGGCCCCAGAGAGACGCACAACCTTCAATTTGCCTACAGCTGGCGGCTTCGTGCGCCTCCCCACCACTTCGTCCGCCACCGTCTGCACATCGTCGCTGCCTTCAGTTCTTCGTGCCTTCGCCCTCCCCGAAGAGCAATCCAACTTCGCCCCCGTCGGCAGCGAAGTTCCGCCTGCCCTCCTTCctgtctgcggcgtgccGCTCGTTGCCTTCGCGCTCGACTTCCTCGCGAGAAATGGCAAGTGGACCAGAGAGCGCAATAACACGGGGACGACGAATTTTGAAACCGACAGGCATACTCCCGCAGAGGGTTTTAGTCTCCAGACGCGAAATGCCGGCGTGGAATCGGGCAAGAGGAGGCGTGCAGGGAGCccggccgcgagggcgaaggggcgcggagaggcagagcgagACACCcacgtcggcgcggcgcgcaatCTCCCTGAATCGCCAAGTGTTTTCCGTGCGTCGATTTCCTTGCAGGCGTGACAGACATCTTTGTCCTGTTGAAGAATAACGAAGAAGGGATGGCGATCCAAAAAGTCGTGGAGCAGCAAGCAGAAGCCTTGCAGAGTCGCTTCCCCCAACGTGAGGAACCGCTTCAGATCATTGCGGTGTTCCTTGCACCGACTGTCGAGTCGATGGGTGACGCTCTGAGGGACTTCGATTCGCGGGTCAATCTAGCGAAAGGTGAGAAGGCAGCTGAAAGCGCAAAAGCTGAAGCGGTGTGGAatgaaggaggcgagggcgacgagagaggagacgaagctACAGAGTGGTAGAGAGGGGCCGCGTCAAAGACGAGTCAGAGCAGGAGACTGACAAGTAGAGACAAATTCGCAGGAAAGTGTTAAACAGGGGGATCTTGGCGACATCGCCATAAGCGTGGTGTCTCACTGTGCAGTGTCCTCTCTTTTGTCTGCAATGTTGCGGTGGCGCGGGCGGTGTGCCAGCCCTCTCTTTTCGCCGCCGGTTCTGTTGCTTTACCGCGGCAGCTTCTCCGTCATGTTCGCCGGGAGCGGCCTTTTTGTGCCTCTTTCCTCTAATATGGTGACCGCTGTCTAGCTCGCTGCTTTGATGCGTGGGTTCAGACTTCCTCCTCATGTCGGCGACCTCGTTTGTCGTCGCTGAcatccgccgcgccgtcgcagcccaccgagagagaaacgagagCCGCAGGTCCAGCTGCGATCGCCACGGCCGCGAGCAGATTTTGACGCAGATCTACTCCTCGCATCCCCCCACCTCTCCGCAGCGACTCCTGTCTGACGACGTGGCCTTCGTGTTAGAcggggagacgaaggaaaTCGTCAAGCAGACTTCTCTCAGATCCCGCGCGTCCGTCGGCCTCGGCGACGTGACACTCGTGGAGCAAGGCCCCGTAGGTTGACGCAGAATCGCAGGCATCCAGACTCCTCCCGTATGAGCACGGGCAAGTTGTTTTGGATAAGGATGCAGCCTTTCGTATAGTGTCCAGAAGCGGGCGTGTAGCGGTAGCCCCCCTACCCCCGATGATATCCG containing:
- a CDS encoding uncharacterized protein (encoded by transcript BESB_032600) encodes the protein MAGEASSPKGRGLRAKLGSRVSTRMSAEDVSFPELASPSSVPPLDPAISRPPSASPTSPLHKQYLSSGSIVSSPLSRAFSKVSSMFSRSRYVRGGSKTPDASRASAPVAAGTAPERRTTFNLPTAGGFVRLPTTSSATVCTSSLPSVLRAFALPEEQSNFAPVGSEVPPALLPVCGVPLVAFALDFLARNGKWTRERNNTGTTNFETDRHTPAEGFSLQTRNAGVESGKRRRAGSPAARAKGRGEAERDTHVGAARNLPESPSVFRASISLQA